The sequence below is a genomic window from Streptococcus oralis.
TCAAGGCTGTCAAAAAAGCCCCACGCGCTTTCTTGGAAATAGTTGAGTGGATTTTCAGCTGACCTGCCTTGTCCTCCATAAATTTGAAGTTCACCATCTTTTCTCTAATTTCCTTCGAAAATACGGTTTCAAACTCTGATGATAGGAGGGAGAATATCAAATCCTCATCCTGTAGCGCCTCATCGTAGGCTGACTTCCAATGGCTCTTTAAAGTCTTACCAGCAACTTTTAACTTCATCAAGAAGTCCAAACGGTGTGGAGCCATGGGCGACAAGGCGGGGACAACACCGTATAAAGCCGAGGTAATTAGGACATGATTTTCAAGATAGGTTTGTTCAGCCTCGGTTAACTCATCTCGTTTGATGTGACGATACATGAGACCATCGAAGAGTTTCAAAGCTGGATAATGTTTAGCCCTGTGATCTTTTAAAGCTTGAATATGGCCGTACTCTTCTTCTGCTTTCTCAGCAGATACTTTATAAAAAGTCTCTAATTCACTAGCTGAGTAGTGCGCCAGTAAGTCAAGGACTGCCTGACTTTCTTTCCTCAAAGGGAGCGCTTCGATACAAGGAAGGTCTGTGTTCATTTCTTTTGCTGTTGGGATTAAAATTTTCATATTGTTAGTGTAGCATATTTTTCAACCGCGACCAAGAATTTTATCTTAAAAACCTCGGTTCATACCGAGGTTTCTTTTACTTGACTTTAAAGGTCTTGAGATAGTTATCTTTTCCAACTTGACCTTCGAAGGATTGGCCATTTTCGAGGTAAGGGAGGTCGTCTGACACAGAAGCCTTGACCTTGTATATCTTGCCATCAACTTTAAAGAAGTAGACGGTATCACCCTTGATAACAGCTGATTTAAGGTCTGAGACGATACCCTTAATATTTTCTACCGTTTCATTATCCAGCTCAAGGTCATTTTTATTGGCATATTTGCTGAGGAGTTCATCTACCGTAGCTGCTACGATGACGTTTTGGTACTCCACGGCATCGACCAATGCATACTCCTTGACCAAGCCTGCATTGTCCTTCAATCCCATGATGTAGAGCGGTTTATCATTGAGATTGACAAGGATAGGGAAGGTCGCTTTATAGGCCTTCTCTTGCACGGCTCCTTCTGCGGAAGCACGGGCTGATTCTTCGGTTGCTGAAGCTAGATTATACTTGGTGATTTCACCAGTGCGCATATTTTCAAGGATAAATCCTAGATTACTTTCGTCAGCATTGGCTGAAGTCACCCCAGTGTAGAGATAAATGTCATTTCCGATAGAAAGATAGTTATAGCCCTCTGTCGTTTGGGTAACATTTTTCTTAGAAATCAAGGCATTCCAGAAGCCGTCTTTATACTTGCCGTTGTAGTTGATTTGCTCGATTGTTTCTTCTGCTGGATAGACACGATCCACCCATTCTGGTACTTCATCCAAGCTGTATTCCTTGGTTTCTCCATTGGTGGCGTCTAAGATAATAACAGACGAAGGACGAGGAACTCCTAGACCAAACTGCTTTTGATAAACGGTTGCTACATAGAAGGGATTGCCTTCATCATCCACCTCAAAGGAGGGCGTTTTAAAAATCTTGGTTGGGTACTTAATCCGAAGATGGCGTTTGACATCGCGGTTAAAGTACTCGGAGTCTGAATACTTCATTGGCGTTTTTAAATCTACCAATTCCGCATTTCCTGTCACCATATCAACCTTGATATACTCGCCAATTCCCTTGGACTGATTATTGAACCATTTGATGGGATCGGCATACTCTAATGGTGTTACCCGATAGGGTTTGCCATCAACCGTCAGCTGGGTATAAGTATCCGCTGCTACGTACTGGGAGACCTTATCCGTCAGAGAGCCTAGATAACGGTCTCCAATCTTTTCTGCAGTGCTCCGATCTAGGATTGGAACCTTACTGGTATCACTCTTAGGAAAATCTTTAAAATCTTTTTCTGTGATAGACACCACATTAGCATAATTTTTTGCTTGGAAAAAGCTAGAGGTCACTAGACTTACCAGACCAGCAAGGGCAAAGATGATAGCTGCAGTCAGAAACAATCCTCTACTAAGTTTGGTAAAAAGGAATCCTTCTAGATTGAGATCTTTGGCAGCCTTGCCATGACGTACATGAACAGTTTTAAGGAGATTGGTATCCTTGCGGAAACTAAACAAAATACCCATCACCACCAGATGCCCACAAAGAAAGAAGATGAATTCCCAACTAGTAAGATTAAGTGGCGGCAAAAAGATATACCAAGTCGTTGCGATAAAAACAAGTTCAAATAGTATGCGTTTCATCTGAATTCCTCCTAAATAATCCGTCCTTCCAAATGATCCAGTTCATGTTGGCAGATCTGAGCTGGAAAACCTGTTAACGTAATGATCTGCTCCTGCCACTTACTATCACGATAGGAAACCGTAATCGTTTCATAACGAGTCGTCGGTCGCACCCCAGTCAAAGACAAACAACCTTCCTCTGTCTCGTAAGGTCCTTTATAGGAAAGGAGAACGGGATTAAACATGACCATGGGAACCAAGCCAAGATTAAAGATAATGACACGCTTCTGCACACCAATCATATTGGCTGCCAGACCAACACAGGTCTCGCGATTAGCCAGCAGGGTATCCTGTAAATCCTTAGCCAGATAAAGGT
It includes:
- the yaaA gene encoding peroxide stress protein YaaA, with the translated sequence MKILIPTAKEMNTDLPCIEALPLRKESQAVLDLLAHYSASELETFYKVSAEKAEEEYGHIQALKDHRAKHYPALKLFDGLMYRHIKRDELTEAEQTYLENHVLITSALYGVVPALSPMAPHRLDFLMKLKVAGKTLKSHWKSAYDEALQDEDLIFSLLSSEFETVFSKEIREKMVNFKFMEDKAGQLKIHSTISKKARGAFLTALIEGQVQTVEQARKLRFAGFDYRPDLSSDLELVFVKQA
- a CDS encoding peptide deformylase encodes the protein MEKKIVRDVLFLSQVSKAASQEDLYLAKDLQDTLLANRETCVGLAANMIGVQKRVIIFNLGLVPMVMFNPVLLSYKGPYETEEGCLSLTGVRPTTRYETITVSYRDSKWQEQIITLTGFPAQICQHELDHLEGRII